Proteins from a single region of Desulfolutivibrio sulfoxidireducens:
- a CDS encoding TorD/DmsD family molecular chaperone yields the protein MNAAPSTTQPLSEIPAATDAADMLRGASLVCRFFSRVFHEAPEKDVLSALREQDLFSSWPLPDESPHARLGLDLLAHSLEEETPSRIREDFTALFIGPVNPLRQWESTWTTEEGLLFGEPTLAVREDYARLGMAVSGTVPDDHIALELAFLGGLLERAAQARENGESAMAAAWTEEAETFFAGHLGRFAGSFLLELGRRAVTDFYRGVALLFRATLDTLETIHPPRPVGQGPDHG from the coding sequence GTGAACGCCGCGCCTTCCACGACCCAGCCCCTGTCGGAGATTCCCGCCGCCACGGACGCGGCGGACATGCTTAGGGGCGCTTCCCTGGTCTGCCGGTTCTTCAGCCGGGTGTTTCACGAGGCCCCGGAGAAGGACGTTTTATCCGCCCTGCGTGAACAGGACCTGTTTTCCTCCTGGCCTTTGCCCGACGAAAGCCCCCACGCCCGTCTGGGCCTGGACCTGCTTGCGCATTCCCTGGAAGAGGAGACGCCCTCCCGGATACGGGAGGACTTCACCGCGCTGTTCATCGGTCCGGTCAACCCCCTGCGACAGTGGGAGTCGACCTGGACGACCGAGGAGGGCCTGCTCTTCGGGGAGCCGACCCTGGCGGTGCGCGAAGACTACGCCCGGCTGGGCATGGCCGTGTCCGGGACGGTCCCCGACGATCACATCGCTCTGGAGTTGGCCTTTCTCGGCGGCCTGCTGGAGCGGGCGGCCCAGGCCAGGGAGAACGGCGAGTCCGCCATGGCGGCGGCCTGGACGGAGGAGGCGGAAACCTTTTTCGCCGGACATCTTGGGCGCTTCGCCGGCTCGTTTCTTCTGGAACTGGGACGTCGCGCCGTCACGGACTTCTACCGCGGGGTGGCCCTGCTTTTCCGGGCCACCCTGGATACGTTGGAAACCATTCACCCCCCTCGGCCGGTGGGACAGGGTCCTGACCATGGCTGA
- a CDS encoding NADH-quinone oxidoreductase subunit I, whose protein sequence is MADRSMATAMSRRSFLLRFTGAGTRAKDPAPKSTAGRVRLKILGVCLACGACARACPDKALRLSTEQQGFRLRFQPELCTDCGLCLKTCLAGCLVRIPDEASPGNDTPDILAEGPLFFCRRCRSATAVLNEGGYCRICARGG, encoded by the coding sequence ATGGCTGATCGATCCATGGCTACGGCCATGTCCCGCCGATCTTTCCTGTTGCGCTTCACCGGGGCCGGAACCCGGGCGAAAGACCCGGCTCCGAAAAGCACCGCCGGGCGCGTCCGACTCAAGATTCTGGGGGTGTGCCTGGCCTGCGGCGCCTGCGCCAGGGCCTGCCCCGACAAGGCCCTCCGCCTTTCCACCGAGCAACAGGGCTTCCGGCTTCGGTTCCAGCCGGAATTGTGCACGGATTGCGGCCTCTGTTTGAAGACCTGCCTTGCCGGCTGTCTGGTCCGTATTCCCGACGAGGCCTCCCCCGGAAACGACACGCCGGACATTCTGGCCGAAGGCCCCCTCTTTTTCTGCCGCCGCTGCCGTAGCGCCACAGCGGTCCTCAATGAAGGCGGCTACTGCCGCATTTGCGCCCGAGGCGGATAG
- a CDS encoding DMSO/selenate family reductase complex A subunit gives MKRRDFLKWSALLGGAAALGGAGLLYKLKVGDAAVNTEPDRIVVGACHVNCGNRCPLKVRVRDGRIVQVESDDSEDTFGVHQIRPCLRGRSMRKWVYSPDRLKYPMKRVGKRGEGKFERISWDEALDTVARELRRIIDTYGNEAVYRIYSTGVLGARVSGRESFDRLANLLGGQLGFYGSYSTAQIQDALPYLYGKYSGGNSILDIANTKLAVFFGNNTAATRTSGGSLTYDLVHALRQSKARFIIIDPHYSDTAPLADEWIPIRPGTDAALAAGLAFVLITENMVEEDFLQRYCVGYDEKTMPEGIPAGNSYKEYILGAGPDKTPKTPAWASAITGIPVERIVKLAREIGDAKPCYIAQGWGPQRQANGEQTVRAICMLAVLTGNVGIQGGGTGSREGFMTLPFPSLPTGKNPVSTLISVFTWTKAIEAPTDMTDIKDGVRNKKRLEVPIKFIWNYAGNCLINQHSDINRTTRILQDDTACEMIVVIDNFMTASAKFADILLPACSNLEEDDIVYQGANVNMGALFLTQKAVEPMFESRGHYEIVRDLARRLGVEERFSEGRDREGWIRYLYAKCREIKPDLPEDITEARKKGIFKWKAPQPPLVAFKSFREDPAKNPLATPSGKIEIFSKRLWDIGHTWELGPGEAIPALPEYLPCWEGVSDPLREKYPLQLFGQHYKQRTHSSFGNVPWLQEVAPQQLWINPIDAESRGIKHGDTVRVFNDRGATLVTAKVTPRIMPGVLNLPQGAWYTPDAKGVDTNGSVNILTSHRPSPQAKGNPQHTNLVEVVKA, from the coding sequence GTGAAACGACGTGATTTTCTCAAATGGAGCGCCCTGCTCGGCGGCGCGGCCGCCCTCGGGGGCGCGGGGCTGCTTTACAAACTCAAGGTCGGCGATGCCGCCGTCAACACCGAGCCCGACCGGATTGTCGTCGGCGCCTGCCACGTCAACTGTGGAAACCGCTGTCCGCTCAAGGTCCGTGTCCGCGATGGCCGCATCGTCCAGGTGGAAAGCGACGACAGCGAGGACACCTTCGGCGTTCATCAGATCCGGCCCTGCCTGCGCGGCCGTTCCATGCGCAAGTGGGTGTATTCCCCGGACCGCCTGAAGTATCCCATGAAGCGCGTCGGCAAACGCGGCGAGGGGAAATTCGAACGCATCTCCTGGGACGAGGCCCTGGATACCGTGGCCCGCGAACTGCGGCGCATCATCGACACCTACGGCAACGAGGCCGTCTATCGCATCTATTCGACGGGTGTTCTGGGGGCCCGCGTTTCCGGCCGCGAGAGCTTCGACCGTCTGGCGAACCTGCTCGGCGGACAACTCGGGTTCTACGGCTCCTACAGCACCGCCCAGATTCAAGATGCGCTCCCCTATCTCTACGGCAAGTACTCGGGCGGCAATTCCATCCTGGACATCGCCAACACCAAGCTGGCGGTCTTTTTCGGGAACAACACCGCGGCCACCAGAACCAGTGGCGGCAGCCTGACCTATGACCTCGTCCATGCCCTGCGGCAGAGCAAGGCCCGGTTCATCATCATCGACCCGCACTACAGCGACACGGCCCCTTTGGCCGACGAATGGATCCCCATCCGCCCCGGCACGGACGCGGCCCTGGCCGCCGGTCTGGCCTTTGTGCTGATCACGGAAAACATGGTGGAGGAGGATTTCCTGCAAAGGTACTGCGTGGGCTATGACGAAAAAACCATGCCCGAGGGCATCCCCGCCGGAAACTCCTACAAGGAGTACATCCTGGGGGCCGGCCCGGACAAGACGCCCAAGACCCCGGCCTGGGCCAGCGCCATCACCGGGATCCCCGTCGAACGCATCGTCAAGCTCGCCCGGGAGATCGGGGACGCGAAACCCTGCTACATCGCCCAGGGATGGGGACCACAGCGCCAGGCCAACGGGGAACAGACGGTCCGGGCCATCTGCATGCTGGCCGTTTTGACCGGCAACGTCGGCATCCAGGGCGGCGGCACCGGCAGTCGGGAAGGCTTCATGACCCTGCCCTTCCCCAGCCTGCCCACGGGCAAGAATCCGGTCTCCACGCTGATCTCGGTCTTCACCTGGACCAAGGCCATCGAGGCGCCCACGGACATGACCGACATCAAGGACGGGGTCCGCAACAAGAAGCGCCTCGAGGTCCCCATCAAATTCATCTGGAACTACGCCGGCAACTGCCTGATCAACCAGCACTCGGACATCAACCGCACCACGCGCATCCTGCAGGACGACACCGCCTGCGAAATGATCGTGGTCATCGACAACTTCATGACCGCGAGCGCCAAGTTCGCCGACATCCTCCTGCCGGCCTGTTCGAACCTGGAGGAGGACGACATCGTCTACCAGGGGGCGAACGTGAACATGGGGGCCCTGTTTTTGACCCAGAAGGCCGTGGAGCCCATGTTCGAATCGCGCGGCCACTATGAGATCGTCCGCGATCTGGCCAGGCGTCTGGGGGTCGAGGAACGCTTCAGCGAGGGCCGGGACCGCGAGGGCTGGATCCGCTATCTGTATGCCAAGTGCCGCGAGATCAAGCCTGATCTGCCCGAGGACATCACCGAGGCCCGAAAGAAGGGCATCTTCAAGTGGAAGGCCCCGCAGCCGCCTCTGGTGGCCTTCAAGAGCTTCCGCGAGGACCCGGCCAAGAATCCCTTGGCCACGCCCTCCGGCAAGATCGAGATCTTCTCCAAACGCCTGTGGGATATCGGTCATACCTGGGAGCTGGGACCCGGCGAGGCCATCCCCGCCCTGCCGGAATACCTGCCCTGTTGGGAGGGGGTTTCCGACCCCCTGCGCGAGAAGTATCCCCTCCAGCTCTTCGGGCAGCATTACAAACAGCGCACCCACTCCTCCTTCGGCAATGTGCCCTGGCTTCAGGAGGTCGCGCCCCAGCAGTTGTGGATCAATCCCATTGACGCCGAGTCCCGGGGCATCAAGCACGGCGATACGGTCCGCGTCTTCAATGATCGCGGCGCCACCCTGGTCACGGCCAAGGTCACACCGCGCATCATGCCCGGGGTGCTCAACCTGCCCCAGGGGGCCTGGTACACCCCCGACGCCAAGGGGGTGGACACCAACGGCAGCGTGAACATCCTGACCTCGCATCGGCCCTCGCCGCAGGCCAAGGGCAACCCGCAACACACCAATCTCGTTGAAGTCGTCAAGGCCTAA
- a CDS encoding sigma-54-dependent transcriptional regulator: MAKVLVIDDDQLTCEALMDMVRHIGHEAEHALRGSSGMAAAQGGDFDVIFLDVRLPDCNGLELLPRLRELPRSPEVIILTGLGDPDGAELAIRNGAWDYLRKPISPKAILLPLRRVLRYRDALREQEPTLSGFDRCGIAGESPAMRHALERLAAAARSDTSVLLTGETGTGKELFVHALHANSRRAKGPFVIVDCAAIPANLLESTLLGHVKGAFTGADKASPGLILEACGGTLFLDELGELPLDLQKKLLRVLQERRYRPVGGSQEVSSDFRLVAATNRDLEAMAEREQFRRDLLFRLGATTIELPPLRDRKEDIEELARKQVHAVCEKNGIPLKEMAPDFLEVLREYAWPGNVRELVNVIESSVAAACTIPMLFARHLPERLRIAQLKSSFGGPGDAPRVAQPESVAQPRSGTSPSDAAKISTYKEFRQDVLLAAERDYFARVMAAARWDIGQACELSGLGKSRLYAQLKRHGIDKS, translated from the coding sequence CGGCGGCCCAGGGCGGCGATTTCGACGTGATCTTTTTGGACGTGCGCCTGCCGGACTGCAACGGCCTGGAGCTGCTGCCCCGCTTGCGCGAGTTGCCCAGGTCCCCCGAAGTCATCATCCTCACCGGCCTGGGCGATCCGGACGGGGCAGAACTGGCCATCCGCAACGGCGCCTGGGACTACCTGCGCAAGCCCATTTCGCCCAAGGCCATCCTCCTGCCGCTGCGGCGCGTGCTCAGGTATCGCGACGCCCTGCGCGAACAGGAACCGACCTTAAGCGGTTTCGACCGCTGTGGCATCGCCGGCGAGAGCCCGGCCATGCGCCATGCCCTCGAACGCCTGGCCGCCGCGGCCCGCAGCGATACCAGCGTCCTGCTCACCGGCGAGACCGGAACGGGCAAGGAGCTCTTCGTCCACGCCCTGCACGCCAACAGCCGCCGGGCCAAGGGCCCGTTCGTGATCGTGGACTGTGCGGCCATCCCCGCCAACCTTCTGGAAAGCACCCTGCTCGGCCACGTCAAAGGGGCCTTCACCGGGGCCGACAAGGCCTCCCCGGGGCTCATCCTGGAGGCCTGCGGCGGCACCCTCTTTCTGGACGAACTCGGCGAGCTGCCGCTGGATCTGCAAAAAAAACTCCTGCGCGTCCTTCAGGAAAGACGATACCGCCCGGTGGGCGGCAGCCAGGAGGTCAGCAGCGACTTCCGCCTGGTTGCGGCCACGAACCGGGACCTGGAGGCCATGGCCGAGCGGGAGCAGTTCCGCCGGGATCTGCTCTTCAGGCTCGGGGCCACGACCATCGAATTGCCCCCCCTGCGCGACCGGAAGGAGGACATCGAGGAGTTGGCCCGGAAACAGGTTCACGCCGTCTGCGAAAAAAACGGGATCCCCCTCAAAGAGATGGCCCCGGATTTCCTCGAGGTCCTGCGGGAATACGCCTGGCCAGGGAATGTTCGCGAACTGGTCAATGTCATCGAAAGCTCCGTCGCCGCGGCCTGCACCATTCCGATGCTGTTCGCCCGGCATCTTCCCGAGCGCCTGCGCATCGCCCAGCTCAAAAGTTCCTTCGGCGGCCCCGGCGACGCGCCCCGGGTTGCCCAACCGGAGAGCGTTGCCCAGCCCCGGTCCGGGACGTCTCCCTCCGACGCGGCGAAGATTTCCACCTACAAGGAGTTCCGCCAGGACGTGCTGCTCGCGGCGGAACGGGACTACTTCGCCCGGGTCATGGCCGCCGCGCGCTGGGACATCGGCCAGGCCTGCGAACTTTCCGGCCTGGGCAAAAGCCGTCTGTACGCCCAGCTCAAGCGCCACGGCATCGATAAAAGCTGA
- a CDS encoding DMSO/selenate family reductase complex B subunit produces MLKRPAFHVDISACTGCKTCMIACIDKHDLPPGVLWRRVTEYCGGDWMRQGDGTYTQNVFAYYLPIACNHCENPICVRSCPTTAMHKDAHGIVSVDHEKCVGCRYCEWACPYSAPQYDADLGKMTKCDFCRDNLEEGKPPACVAACPNRALDFGEYEDLVAKYGTSQVIAPLPDASITQPNLIITPSRHARPAGSHAGKIRNPEEV; encoded by the coding sequence ATGCTCAAACGTCCCGCGTTCCATGTGGATATATCGGCCTGCACAGGCTGCAAGACATGCATGATTGCCTGTATCGACAAACATGACCTGCCGCCAGGGGTTCTTTGGAGACGGGTGACTGAATACTGTGGCGGCGACTGGATGCGCCAGGGCGATGGGACATATACCCAAAACGTCTTCGCCTACTATCTGCCCATCGCCTGCAACCACTGCGAAAACCCCATTTGCGTGCGTTCCTGTCCGACAACGGCCATGCACAAGGATGCGCACGGCATCGTCAGCGTGGACCACGAGAAATGTGTGGGCTGCCGTTACTGCGAATGGGCCTGTCCCTATTCCGCGCCGCAGTACGACGCGGATCTGGGCAAGATGACCAAGTGCGACTTCTGCCGCGACAACCTCGAAGAGGGCAAGCCGCCGGCATGCGTGGCCGCCTGTCCCAACCGCGCCCTGGATTTCGGGGAATACGAGGACCTCGTGGCCAAATACGGGACGTCCCAGGTCATCGCGCCCCTGCCGGACGCGTCCATCACCCAGCCCAACCTGATCATCACCCCCAGTCGCCACGCCAGGCCGGCCGGGTCCCACGCGGGAAAAATCCGCAACCCCGAGGAGGTCTAG
- a CDS encoding dimethyl sulfoxide reductase anchor subunit family protein, whose protein sequence is MPTNEWSLVLFTILMQTSVGLLLASEAARLVGGGSSGGALSWQSPTACGLAALGLLLSLSHLGTPTHSVFTILNISSSWLSREILFTGAFFLSLLVLTAQRVRTPGHNAWGMSAVAVLLGLAAVAVMSGVYLLVSVPVWDTVATVLSFFGTALLLGAVVGGLLYAIQSGRTPASNGSSGLSGIFCAVAILGLALQLLGIPLGLAAIGTAPAPTLAAPFALSSGGLGLLALRIVLIFFGAVLFAWTMFRPLSFGNPRLLVRLGVCALICVLAGEVLGRLLFYGSYLRLGV, encoded by the coding sequence ATGCCCACGAATGAATGGAGCCTCGTGCTGTTCACCATCCTGATGCAGACCTCCGTGGGCCTGCTTTTGGCCTCCGAAGCGGCCCGGCTCGTCGGCGGCGGGTCCTCGGGCGGGGCGCTCTCCTGGCAGAGTCCCACGGCCTGCGGCCTTGCCGCTCTCGGGCTGCTGCTTTCCCTCTCGCACCTGGGCACGCCCACCCACAGCGTGTTCACCATCCTCAACATATCCTCGTCCTGGCTAAGCCGCGAGATTCTGTTCACCGGGGCCTTTTTCCTGTCTCTCCTGGTCCTGACCGCGCAACGCGTCAGGACCCCGGGACACAACGCCTGGGGCATGTCCGCCGTGGCCGTCCTGCTCGGCCTGGCGGCGGTGGCCGTGATGTCCGGCGTCTATCTCCTGGTCTCCGTGCCTGTCTGGGACACCGTGGCCACCGTGCTGAGCTTCTTCGGCACGGCCCTGCTTCTGGGCGCGGTGGTCGGAGGCCTGCTGTACGCCATCCAAAGCGGGCGCACGCCCGCATCAAACGGGTCCTCCGGGCTGTCGGGCATCTTCTGCGCCGTCGCGATCCTGGGACTGGCCTTGCAGCTCCTGGGCATCCCCCTGGGGCTGGCGGCCATTGGAACCGCCCCCGCACCGACCCTGGCCGCCCCGTTCGCGCTCAGTTCCGGCGGCCTTGGACTTTTGGCCCTGCGGATCGTCCTGATTTTTTTCGGGGCCGTCCTTTTCGCCTGGACCATGTTTCGACCGCTGTCCTTCGGCAATCCTCGTCTGCTGGTGCGCCTGGGCGTCTGCGCCCTGATCTGTGTCCTGGCCGGGGAGGTGCTGGGGCGGCTGCTTTTCTACGGCTCCTACCTGCGGTTGGGGGTGTAG